Genomic segment of Zootoca vivipara chromosome 4, rZooViv1.1, whole genome shotgun sequence:
cagggcattcgttaagcgaggcaccactgtatatgattaaGCTGCAACATGGCATGCTCAAAATGTAAGGTGCTTTTCCATGTGCCCTGCCTTTGTCAGAGACTACCATGTGGGCATCATGTCTGGAAACCAAACTCTACCAAGATGTTTTGACACTTCCCAATGAATCTGCTCCAAGCTATACTTCTGGTCAGGAATCAAGACTTCCTCCATTATAGACAACTGAGACAGGCGGCCACCACACATCTTAACAAACTCCACAAAGGCACTGCAGGAGACTTCGCACTCCCCAAGGCCAATAGCTGACAGATTCTTACAGCGCTCTGCAATGCAAATCAACTCTTCATCCAGTGGCCGTAATCCATTGGCACACACCACCAGTTCAACCAAGCGAGGACAAGTCATCCCAACCCGGCCAAGCACTTCCTTGCTTACTGATCTCCCAAAATAAAGGTGAGTGACTGGTATTTCGTATCGGAAGAATAGATCAAACTCTTCTTCGTATAAGAAAAAATACATGACTAAGTTCACTTTGGGAGAATGTTTGATGAAAGCATCCCAACTGCTCTTCTCAATTGTATGGAAGTGCGTCTGTCCAGGGTTTTCACTGACTACATCAATGCGCAAGTGTTCTAATCTGACGTGTTTTTCAGAAGACAAAGCAAGGAGGAGCTCATCGCTCAGCAGGTGGTAGTTCAACGCCAGCTCACGTAAACCATGACACTGATCAGCCACACACAGGATACCTTGAGAAGAAAATGTTAGAATGTGAATTCACTTCCAAAAtgtctcatcatcatcatcgtcattattagtacagtcataccttgggttgcgtttTCGGATTATGGACGtggtgaacccggaagtaccagaatgggttatcTCCAGGTTTTGGCGcttgagcatgcgcagaagcgcaaaatcgtgtcacgcacatgcacagacgcagcgctgcggattgcaaacgctgcgggttgcaaacgtggcTCCCGCATGGATCAGgttcgcaacctgaggttccactgtagtagtataccgcccttcatccgaagatcacagggctgttcGCAACATTCATACCATGACTCAGCATGACATGCAAATAGATTTTTGAAACAGCTGTAATTGATTGGGACATCTAACACACAGTGGTCAAGTCTATGCATGCACATGTCGGTTTATTAAGCCAAGTTATACATGAGCAAAGTGTCCCCATCCCACTACGGTACAATTCAACACTGCCTGGGGTAATTAACCAGCACCTATTATGTCACATCACCCTATCCTTACGTGCTTCTCAGAGGGCCACAATTCAGAACTTCCTGAACTAATCATAGTCTCCCAATACACCCAAGTGAGAAACTATGGAAAACACGATCAGAATAAACTGGGATCATAAATCACATTTTGAAATTGCTGCAAGATCCTTGTTTCTTCTGACCCTGCTAACCGTAGTTTGACACTTAGAATATACCAGGAATCTATTATTAATCCAGAAACTGTTGTTTCTCCAGGGTCACCCATTGCGTTAACAATAATTACTTTACATAGATTATACTATATGTAGTCAAACAATTATGATATAACTGAATGTACTAAGGAAAAATATGTGCTAATAATTCTGACATAAGACTGGACAGTAAAAAACCTAAGATAATCACACTTAGATATTCTAAGAGTAAGCTCACCTGCTGGAGAAACATGAGGACAACTgttcatcttcaacagtttcagaGTATCACTGTTGTTAGCAACTAGGACCTTAAGAGATGGATCATCTACTGGTGTATCATTTATCTTAAGTGAAGAAAGTGATTTGGAGTTTACAAACACCACGGTCAGTGCAGAAATAAAGTGTGACTGtagaaaggaggaaaaatagAGAAATCAAAAAGGAAACGTTATACCCGCAATAGAAAATGTATTTCACCCCCCAAAGAAAATCTGGAAAATGACTCAAAATGTTGAGCAACCAACCTATTTTTCAGCTGCTCCTAAAACAGTACATAGAGATAGACTAACTCAGTTTATGAATATTTATCACAAGTTCACAGTTTGCCACTCATCCGGAAGAAGCTTAGATTGCCTCCAGCAAGCACCAAAAAGGCACATTTTAACAATAAGTGTAGCTTGTTGCTTGGAAGAGAGCCAAGACTGGATGTCCCAGATTTACACTGAGCTGCCTTTCTTTCGCCTATTGCAAATAATAGGCTTTTCCTCAGGAAGTACAGAGTTCTGCCATAAATTTAACACATCCAATTCCACTTGTGCCAGCAAGCTCCAATCAGTGCAGTTGGGGAAATGGCCAAATTAGCGTCTGATGGCCCTGCTGTATGGCAGAGGCACTGGACTGAGCAGAGATGTCTCTCAGCCCAGTGGGCCAGTTGCCCCAGGTGGCCTCCATTTGCCTCCCCTTCAACCCATGGAGTGGTAAGCAAAATCTGGGGGGCAAGGTAACGGTTTTCATTGTGTGAGATCTACATCTCTGTCTGGGTTTACCCTCTCCAAAGACTCGAAATGGTTGTCTTCTGCTCAATGGGAACCCTGGTTCCTTCATCAGCCTCTTTAAAAGACGGCTTCCCAGATCTGTTCACCATGGCCAgcagattcctgcctcaccctgGCAACAGCCAGACACTCATGCTCCTTCCAGGAGTTCACCTCTTTGTTCCCCTTTTGCCTGGATGGATCTCCAGCCAGTAGCTTTCCTCTCCCTCAGCTCACTTTCCTCCAGGAGGATTTGAGGCCCTGTCAAGCAGCAGTGCCTGCAGCAATGTCTGGTTTCAGGTGTTTCCTACCTAAGTGTTAGATGGAGAGGGGAAGCTGCAGGACTTCCCTGCCTGAAAGCTCCTTTCCCTGCCAGCAACCTTCTCAAGTTCCTACTGATGAGTCCAGGTCCCATCAACTGGAGCCCTTGCTCTCTTAAGTAAGAAACACAGGGTGCAGCCTTTAACACAGAACAAAGCTTGCAATGCTCACTTTCATCCACAATGCAGCCAACACAGGGACAGAAAGAAACAGGGTGTGGGCCAATGGAGCATGCTACATGGTTTGAAAAGGTGTGAAATAGGATCATCACGGAGGCAAAAAGCTTTTCACATCACACACAATGAACTGACAAATTCATAATTTGTTGCTTGAGCAGCTTCCCTTCTAACAACAGTTTTTCAGTAGGATCAATTACCTTTGGCAAATCCATGAAGCTTGGTCGAGCAGTGGAAATTAGtccaagtgtttttaaagaacaGTTCACAAGCTGTGATAAGATATCACAAGCTGCTTCAGCCGATTCCTTGCTGCTGTCCAccttaaaaaggaaacaaacacacaATGGATGCAAATATCACTCCAAACACTGAAAAACTCTCtaagttgttttatttaaaacattcatacTTTACCTCTTCATGGACTTACACACTTTTGCTATTATTAACTTTGTTGCTGCTACAAAAGATCAGACGAGAAAAGTAACTCCATTTTAGGGCACACATATGTTAAATGTTGGGTAAAGGATTCTAGCTATTAGTTGTCTCTAATAATTATCAGTTATAGATACAAATAGTTtctaattagaatcatagaatcatagagctggaagagaccacaagggccgtccagtccaaccccctgccaagcaggaaacaccatcaaagcattcttgacatatggctgtcaagcctctgcttaaagaccttcaaagaaggagactccaccacacttcttggcagcaaattacactgtcgaacagctcttactgtccgcttctctggagcagcagaaaacaacctttcaccctcctctatatgacatccttttatatatttgaacatggatatcatatcaccccttaaccttctcttctccaggctaaacatacccagctccctaaataAATGGAATAGAATGTGCAAACCCACGGCTCACTCatgtaatgccaaaccatggtttcaagGTAAGTGTAAAATCATTCCCCGTCTGCCTGCTGTGGGTAGCTGCTCTTTCAACCTACTCATTATCAGTTGATCGTTTGCAGTCGTGCTCAGGCATGCTTCGCAGCACTATGATTAAGATTGTAAACCTATTGAAGAATTCTTAGTTGAGAAATCATCTAGCTTCAAACAGGTGGACTAATCATTTAACATTTTTCACAGCAACAAAAATGGCAACAGGTAATTTTATTATAATTTGTTTAACTATAAAATTTAACAAATGAAAGCCTTGGCTCATCTTTAGAAATAATAGCCATCTTAAAACATTTTCCATTCCCCCTTACTGTATTGTACTCACACCAAAGTAGCTTCCAAAAATAAGTGTGCCCTTGATTCATAGACAAAACTACTGCTTTAGTTGATTAAACTATTAATTAAAATGGTTAATTTGCTGCCTAATTATAACACATTTCTCCCAGAACTCATGAGAAATCTCCCTCGAAATGTCAGTGGCTACCTGAAGTTGAACAGGGAAACataaacagtaaaaaaaacagGTCTGAATATGCTTTGTAATGCAGTTTTCTTAACATCATTACAGTCAGTCAATAAACTTTTATCTGTTTTATAGAATATGAATTTTGTGTtgctaaaataatgttcaaaaaaaCATTCAACCTTTAGTGTGACATGAACAACCAGGGTTGAGTTTCTGTGAGCCTCAGGTTCACatgctcctcctctcctctccaactATGTAGTTGGGAGAAGTTCAGAAGCCTTTGCTTAATTGCAGTTTGTTGTGCTGTTTGAACTAACAAAAAGGTGGTTCACATTAAATGCAGCTATAGTTACTGAAGCTGGCTTGATTAAACCACCCATGGAAAAGAATGTGAACTCTTGCCTGGTGTCACAATGATGCACAACCATTTCAATCCCATCCTTATTCAAATACCCTGATGAAGAATACTAAATACATGGGCTCATATAACCCCATCTCACATACAAGTGCATCTTTCTGAATCTGACtagatctcttttaaaaaaacctctcagGACACCATatcattctgaaggaaagcaaaacaagGAAGACAAACATTATCGTAATAGGATGCATTCCCAATAATGAACacagtgatttttttggggggggggggaaacctcctgTCAGTTTAACTTAAATATAAGATGTTAAATACTGAGAGAATTAACAGACATCAGTCATTTTCAAAGCAAACTTGTAATACGAGTCTAACAACATGGACAGCATGAAGGGAAGTTAGTCATGGACAAATTATTCTCAGGAGATTTTAGTTGTGACCATGCCCTGGGCTCATTCAgtaggaagggcaggatacatgtggaataaataaataaataaatattaatcaaTTCAGACACAAAAAAGCTCGTAATTATCTCTTACAGTTTCCTGACATTCGTGGGTTTTTCAGTCTAAATTGCATGAATTAAAAGTAGTGTCTTGCACTTCTGATCCTTAACTTGGAACCTACCCTTCATTCTTTAatcacaatggggctttctcgTTTTATCTTCTCCTTTGCAGATCCCTAAAAATCTGCCACTAAGAACTGAGAAACATCTTCAGAACAGAGCAGCACAGAAGGAAGTAAAAACTGCAGCCCTTGTGGAACTGTACCTTTTAAACCAAACCCATGTTCTTCATTTTACAATGGCAACTGCATTAGTGCTTTTCCTCAGTAGAACTGCCATCTTTCCCCACTAAGGGAGCTGGAGTAAAGCAAGCTGGGGGTCGAGACTTAATGCCAGGTGAACAAGAACCATCTACAATCTATTGTTTGAGGGGAGGCCGTAGGACATTTCTATTGTGATGAGTGGCAGTGCACTGGGACTAGCGCCAGAAAGATAGAAGGAACAGCTATCTCTGTGCTGAAACAGCAACATTAATTTTAAGTCCCTGCAACATGAAATCTCTCTTTGGAGACTCTGTGAAGCAGGTATTGAGGAGTGTTTTGAGTTGAATAGAGAAAATTAAAGTCCTACTGCGCCAGTGGAACCCTGCTGGTGCAGTATCAGTTATAACTCACAAGTTTTTCTTGTTAAACGTTGGCACAGCATACATCAGGATTAGTTTTTACCATGCTTGAAATTAGCATTTTCAGGTAGACACTTCATAACTCACTGTAGATATATATACATTAACTGGATACTGTTAGCTTATTTGATTCAAACAATAACATAAATGCAGATGTAAACTAGAAATCCCCCTTCTGTGTTCACTTAGATTGCCTTGCTCCCTACAAAGATAAGCTCTAAAATTCATTCTCAGTTTCTATTTTAGGTAACAAACTACCAACATGCAGGTTCGGAATGAGGTTCATTTTAGACCCAATCACTGCAAGAAATATTGCTACTTACAAAACATGCTTCAAAGATTTTCACTGTTATAGTAATGATTTATTTTCTCCTATTTTCCTAACTAATGCCAATTAACTGGCCAGACAGGGAGCTGGCTGCAAATGTCGCAAATATGTGCAGTTGCGGAAAATCCAGCAATTTATGAAGTATTcagctgtctttttaaaaaagttataaaaCTGTTACCTTGAAGCTGACATATTGTAGATGATTGGAATGTCTTTTAATAATTTGCTTGATGAGGTCTGGATGAGTAGCCTTGAAGTAAGATGTAGCTGGCTGATTCAGTTCAAATTCAAAGCATCTCCATAATTCAGGCATGTGGAACACTTTGTTCCACACACGGCAGACTTGGGCTGCATGAGCACGGTCAAGAAGAGGCAAATACTGGAACACCTGCAGTAGAATATCTGGAATTAGGCTCCCCCAGTCAGGGCCCTGAAATACTTCAGCAGATTCTTCATCAGTAATTTTCACTTTTTTGCCATCTGCTGTATTCTCATTTGATAAATGATTGCTGGTCTTGCTGTTTTTTCTGCCTCGTTTCATTCTATCAAGAGAAACACATTTCAGAATATATTAGCTCTACAAGTTAAACAGCATTTTCAAAAGATAACAAGTCCTCTCTTACTATAAAGCCTCCAAAATTAAGTAAGATCTGAAAGCAAAACATCCAGAGGTGTggaataatttcttttttttccatgTAAGGAACATTGATCTGGAAAAGATTTTTATAATGCCATCTTCTCAAATGAGATTCTCACAATGACACTACAGCTTTTGAAAGGTATTAAGACAGACAGTACTGGTCTTTTTGCATATCACTTTAAATCgtacttaaaataaaatgtttaaatgagAACGTGCAGTATGTTAGTGCACACTGCTTAAATAATGGGAGCTTCTGCTGCACTGCTGGGAAACAAGTCATGGTCCGGCTGAGCATTACGTCTAAATCTGAGCATGTGGATTGTTTTccaaaaacaaaccatgagtggtaCCCAAGAAgaagtttttggttttttcctgATTTATTGTTCATCATCACATCTGTCCAACGtaaacattcattcattattatccATAAATCAAAATTGTCAAACAtcacaaccacaacaaccacaaaCTCTCCAACAATAAATTTTCTTCATCAACCTGTGACTTCCCGTCCTTTCCATATTTCTTCCATTTTAATAAGCTTGTTGCATAAACTTAACTACTTAATAACTGAAAAAGTATTAAAGCTCATATACATTTTCCTTTAACATAATTATTTACAGAGGCTACTCAAAGGCTACAACCGTGTTCAGGTCATGGcaactctttttaaaatgtttcttaaaaGGTTCCCAGCTTGAAATAAACTCGTTTGGACTTATCTTTGATATTTTTAGAAAGATTATCTAGCTCAGCATACTCTACCAACTTCAATATCCATTCAGTTCTAGTTGGAATTATGTCACTCTTCCAATGTTTTGCTATACATATTCTCGCCGCAACAGTAGTGTATAAAAAAAAGTCCTTGCATTTCTGGGGATAGCTAAGCCTGTTATACAGAGTGTGAATGAGACTGGTTTTTCTAAAagatttatatttaatattttttaaagttcaaaGTAAATGTCATTCCAATGGGGTTTGATCTTTTTACATacccaccacatatggaacatAGTGGCACCCTGTTCTCCACATCTCCAGCATGTATTTGGGacattataaaacattttagCAAGTTTGTAAGGAGTCAGATACCAACAATATAACATCTTTTGGAAATTATCCCTTAAAGTGTAGCATGCTGTGAATCTCCAGTTGACTTTCCAAAGGTTTTCCCACTGAGACATCTCTATATTGAGACCAAAGTCTTGGGCCCATTTGATCATGGCTGAtttaacctcctcctccttgtcttgGTTAGTGCTCAAGAATCATTTCGGGTGAAATAAATCATAAGCctgggttcagatgtaatgctgaGCCAGCCATGGCTTGATTCCCAGGAGTCAGAGAAGATCTGCAATTTCGGCAGTGTGCAATGTCACAGTATGATGTAGCGGAAAGAGGTTTTACTATTCTTAGCATAGCAATAGAACATTTTTCAGTTTACCATTATTGTGCTATTTCGAAAAACCATTGTCTAATTAAGCTGGCTGAACTATGTGTAAAGCAGTAAATCCTACAATATTTGTTTATGGCAGCACCAGTATATGCCCTCACCCTAAGCAGTTACAGTATTTGATGGCACCAAAAGTCTTAAGATCAGACTACAAGAATATcaaatgaaaaattaatttgGGTGTAGTCTAAATAACTACGTAGTTACAATACAATTGTACTGAGAATGACACTATTCAATCAACACTTTTAAAAAGAGTGGAGTGAGGACTAGCCCTTAGTGTGCTTTGAATACACCTATCTCAGTTCTGCCAACATGTTGTTTGCAGTGTGCAGACTGGTTACACAGAAAGGAGCCAAGCCATTGCTATTTTTATCCTTTTCGTTACCTCTAGGTGTACTGTTTGTGAACAGAGGAAGGAAAGCATCACTAGAATTTTGAGGTTGTTAATCACCTTTGACACTAACAATCTTTAAGAACTAGACAACTTTTATTGGGTTTGCTGCATTGTACTTCTTATTCTACCCAACAAACTGGGCagctacaaataaataaattcaaggcAGTGCAGAGAACTACTGTcaagaaaaaggaagggaaactCCACAGGGTGCAGACACCTAAAGAGAGCCCAAGGATTACTACCTGTATACAAATATTTCTAAAACTACAGCAGTCGCCACACTGGGACTTAgaagtgtttatatatatatatatattgtaactTTACTGACACTGTGCAATGGCATTTGGGTGCTTCAACTTTCTTCTGGTCACTCTGTAAAAAGTTTGTAATGGATAATTTGCACCATACAGTACATTTACAAATATGGCGTTGCCTCTTAGCTGTGCAGCTGGCAGAGTAGGTA
This window contains:
- the FBXL3 gene encoding F-box/LRR-repeat protein 3; amino-acid sequence: MKRGRKNSKTSNHLSNENTADGKKVKITDEESAEVFQGPDWGSLIPDILLQVFQYLPLLDRAHAAQVCRVWNKVFHMPELWRCFEFELNQPATSYFKATHPDLIKQIIKRHSNHLQYVSFKVDSSKESAEAACDILSQLVNCSLKTLGLISTARPSFMDLPKSHFISALTVVFVNSKSLSSLKINDTPVDDPSLKVLVANNSDTLKLLKMNSCPHVSPAGILCVADQCHGLRELALNYHLLSDELLLALSSEKHVRLEHLRIDVVSENPGQTHFHTIEKSSWDAFIKHSPKVNLVMYFFLYEEEFDLFFRYEIPVTHLYFGRSVSKEVLGRVGMTCPRLVELVVCANGLRPLDEELICIAERCKNLSAIGLGECEVSCSAFVEFVKMCGGRLSQLSIMEEVLIPDQKYSLEQIHWEVSKHLGRVWFPDMMPTW